A section of the Parasteatoda tepidariorum isolate YZ-2023 chromosome 6, CAS_Ptep_4.0, whole genome shotgun sequence genome encodes:
- the LOC107447929 gene encoding coiled-coil domain-containing protein 28A, translated as MSTENDPDKPLPDLVLDIDCPDTSDVFSNIETSVWSGRTVKNGFDLPTSCSAHSNKLENCKQLSDEQTSGKIENRVTPRRAQFSRGASKSKNESPSNVRPCEQHTFLTDITEVRQMEQGLLQLLDDFHLGKLQAFGKNCTFEKMEQVREQQERLARVHFELNAQQEIPQSEDARRLGRENLRKLIDNLQQLSRSIEQLQISNSNLQTDV; from the coding sequence atgtcaacTGAAAATGATCCAGACAAGCCTCTTCCAGATTTAGTTCTTGATATCGATTGTCCAGATACAAGTGATgtgttttcaaatattgaaacatCTGTCTGGTCTGGGAGAACTGTGAAAAATGGCTTTGATTTACCGACATCTTGTTCTGCTCACAGcaataaacttgaaaattgtaaacaattaaGTGATGAGCAAACCTCtggaaaaatagaaaacagGGTTACACCTCGTAGAGCCCAATTTAGTAGAGGAGCTAGTAAGTCAAAAAATGAAAGCCCATCAAATGTTAGGCCTTGTGAGCAACATACATTTCTTACTGATATTACTGAAGTGCGGCAGATGGAACAAGGTCTTCTGCAGCTTCTAGATGATTTCCATTTAGGAAAATTGCAAGCATTCGGTAAAAATTGCACATTTGAAAAGATGGAGCAAGTACGCGAGCAGCAGGAAAGGCTTGCTCGTGTACATTTTGAACTAAATGCTCAACAAGAAATACCCCAATCTGAAGATGCGCGACGTCTTGGAAGAGAAAATCTGAGAAAATTAATTGACAATTTACAACAGTTAAGTCGAAGTATTGAACAGctacaaatttcaaattctaatttgCAAACTGATGTTTAA
- the LOC107447931 gene encoding cilia- and flagella-associated protein 45 isoform X2 — MMASLRNKAVRSQLYKSKAPAVKLIDVTPDHREEIYFLSQDLARKLVVPRTGKKQYKALINNEKLNQLQKNASRIIESEDEEDKINAKNKLQEEQEARKAELEAWDAVRKKNEKLSELEEEAKKQMEIMREKANELIREQNEEIKEMNKLILNAKVQTIRDAQVAEKKEIKKKLAEADVLADDAMEQKRREGVVKDQEIVKKKQEASHEAALKLQEQIKANNEQRLMEEERKIKEGEALLRKLKKDQMQDYQEMKMRQSKKKAMLVELVKENEEKRRRDEIRKEQAEKEDKIIAEYQRLKAAQEEAKEASERKAKQKREMELAKIGKQQERAADIKAEQEALRARRAQEEKERKYRRREKEAAVKQKEMIESLKKSRTEQIIYQEKLKQLKAAQEIKELEFLLKQLKEENKRVCREDLFKKLERLKHLDDLKNQIKRKEIEKMNEKKEFYKEGIHIRQEEKRREEMLNVLKKEKLNELKKHDVPEAYINHIMKKAHLEET; from the exons atgatGGCTTCATTAAGAAATAAAGCTGTTAGATCTCAGTTG tataaatCAAAAGCCCCAGCTGTAAAACTCATAGATGTTACACCAGATCATAGAgaagaaatctattttttatctcAAGATCTAGCAAGAAAATTAGT tgttcCCCGAACAGGAAAAAAGCAATACaaagcattaataaataatgaaaaacttaatcAGCTTCAAAAGAATGCCAGCAGAATCATTGAAAGTGAAGATgaagaagataaaataaatgcaaaaaataagctTCAA gaGGAACAAGAAGCAAGGAAAGCAGAGTTAGAGGCTTGGGATGCTGTGcgtaaaaagaatgaaaaactcAGTGAATTAGAAGAAGAAGCAAAAAAACAAATGGAAATTATGCGAGAAAAAGCCAATGAATTAATAAGAGAACAGAATGAAGAGATTAAAGAAATGAACAAG ttgatATTAAACGCAAAAGTTCAAACTATTAGAGATGCTCAAGTTGCTGAGAAAAAAGAGATCAAGAAGAAACTTGCTGAAGCTGATGTTTTAGCTGATGATGCTATGGAGCAAAAAAGAAGAGAAGGTGTTGTAAAGGACCAAgaaatagttaagaaaaaacaagaAGCTTCTCACGA AGCGGCTTTGAAACTCCAGGAGCAAATAAAAGCAAACAACGAACAAAGACTGAtggaagaagaaagaaaaattaaagaaggaGAAGCATTATtgcgtaaattaaaaaaagatcaaatgCAGGATTATCAAGAGATGAAAATGCGTCAATCAAAGAAAAAAGCTAtgttg GTAGAACTCgtgaaagaaaatgaagaaaaaaggaGACGTGATGAGATCAGAAAAGAGCAAGCTGAGAAGGAAGATAAAATCATAGCAGAATACCAGAGattaaaagca GCTCAAGAAGAAGCAAAAGAAGCTTCTGAAAGAAAAGCTAAACAAAAGCGAGAAATGGAATTAGCAAAGATTGGAAAACAACAAGAAAGAGCTGCTGATATTAAAGCAGAACAA GAGGCTCTTCGAGCACGTCGAGCTcaagaagaaaaagagagaaaatacaGAAGACGAGAAAAAGAAGCTGCAGTAAAACAGAAGGAAATGATAGAAAGCCTAAAAAAATCCCGTACTGAGCAAATCATATATcaagagaaattaaaacaattgaaagcAGCTCAAGAAATTAAGGAGCTTGAATTTCTCTTGAA GcaattgaaagaagaaaataaaagagtgTGTCGTGAagacctttttaaaaaattggaaagattaaaacatttagatgatttaaaaaaccaaataaagagaaaagaaattgaaaagatgaatgagaaaaaagagTTTTACAAAGAAGGTATACACATTAGACAAGAAGAAAAGCGCAGAGAAGAAATGCTAAATgtgttaaagaaagaaaaattgaatgaattaaa
- the LOC107447931 gene encoding cilia- and flagella-associated protein 45 isoform X1: MMASLRNKAVRSQLYKSKAPAVKLIDVTPDHREEIYFLSQDLARKLVVPRTGKKQYKALINNEKLNQLQKNASRIIESEDEEDKINAKNKLQEEQEARKAELEAWDAVRKKNEKLSELEEEAKKQMEIMREKANELIREQNEEIKEMNKLILNAKVQTIRDAQVAEKKEIKKKLAEADVLADDAMEQKRREGVVKDQEIVKKKQEASHEAALKLQEQIKANNEQRLMEEERKIKEGEALLRKLKKDQMQDYQEMKMRQSKKKAMLVELVKENEEKRRRDEIRKEQAEKEDKIIAEYQRLKAAQEEAKEASERKAKQKREMELAKIGKQQERAADIKAEQEALRARRAQEEKERKYRRREKEAAVKQKEMIESLKKSRTEQIIYQEKLKQLKAAQEIKELEFLLKYVNCFLTLWQLKEENKRVCREDLFKKLERLKHLDDLKNQIKRKEIEKMNEKKEFYKEGIHIRQEEKRREEMLNVLKKEKLNELKKHDVPEAYINHIMKKAHLEET; this comes from the exons atgatGGCTTCATTAAGAAATAAAGCTGTTAGATCTCAGTTG tataaatCAAAAGCCCCAGCTGTAAAACTCATAGATGTTACACCAGATCATAGAgaagaaatctattttttatctcAAGATCTAGCAAGAAAATTAGT tgttcCCCGAACAGGAAAAAAGCAATACaaagcattaataaataatgaaaaacttaatcAGCTTCAAAAGAATGCCAGCAGAATCATTGAAAGTGAAGATgaagaagataaaataaatgcaaaaaataagctTCAA gaGGAACAAGAAGCAAGGAAAGCAGAGTTAGAGGCTTGGGATGCTGTGcgtaaaaagaatgaaaaactcAGTGAATTAGAAGAAGAAGCAAAAAAACAAATGGAAATTATGCGAGAAAAAGCCAATGAATTAATAAGAGAACAGAATGAAGAGATTAAAGAAATGAACAAG ttgatATTAAACGCAAAAGTTCAAACTATTAGAGATGCTCAAGTTGCTGAGAAAAAAGAGATCAAGAAGAAACTTGCTGAAGCTGATGTTTTAGCTGATGATGCTATGGAGCAAAAAAGAAGAGAAGGTGTTGTAAAGGACCAAgaaatagttaagaaaaaacaagaAGCTTCTCACGA AGCGGCTTTGAAACTCCAGGAGCAAATAAAAGCAAACAACGAACAAAGACTGAtggaagaagaaagaaaaattaaagaaggaGAAGCATTATtgcgtaaattaaaaaaagatcaaatgCAGGATTATCAAGAGATGAAAATGCGTCAATCAAAGAAAAAAGCTAtgttg GTAGAACTCgtgaaagaaaatgaagaaaaaaggaGACGTGATGAGATCAGAAAAGAGCAAGCTGAGAAGGAAGATAAAATCATAGCAGAATACCAGAGattaaaagca GCTCAAGAAGAAGCAAAAGAAGCTTCTGAAAGAAAAGCTAAACAAAAGCGAGAAATGGAATTAGCAAAGATTGGAAAACAACAAGAAAGAGCTGCTGATATTAAAGCAGAACAA GAGGCTCTTCGAGCACGTCGAGCTcaagaagaaaaagagagaaaatacaGAAGACGAGAAAAAGAAGCTGCAGTAAAACAGAAGGAAATGATAGAAAGCCTAAAAAAATCCCGTACTGAGCAAATCATATATcaagagaaattaaaacaattgaaagcAGCTCAAGAAATTAAGGAGCTTGAATTTCTCTTGAAGTATGTTAATTGTTTTCTAACCCTGTG GcaattgaaagaagaaaataaaagagtgTGTCGTGAagacctttttaaaaaattggaaagattaaaacatttagatgatttaaaaaaccaaataaagagaaaagaaattgaaaagatgaatgagaaaaaagagTTTTACAAAGAAGGTATACACATTAGACAAGAAGAAAAGCGCAGAGAAGAAATGCTAAATgtgttaaagaaagaaaaattgaatgaattaaa